The segment GCACACACATGCGGAAAGGCTTTATGCTTGCGTAGCGGTCGATGTTGGCTGGGCGGCTTTCGTTCACGGGGCTGATAAAGGGCCTGGGCGTGTCCATGCTGATATCGTACTTTTTGGGGTCTTTGGGATCTCTGGGATCTCTGGGATCTCTAGGATCTTTGGGATGCTTCTTCAGGCTCAGGTCTGCCGGGTGATCGCTTGAGAGGTGATACGAAGTCTCACAGTTGAGTTTTTGCAGGCTGATCGGCTCAGGCGAAGACCGAGGTTTGGTGGGCTCACTAGGGGAATGTCTGGACGTTTGGTGGGGCGGAGGCGCCGAGCTGAAGAACACACCTTCCTTGATCCATTTCTGAAGCAGAGACAGAGGTATTTGGATCTCCATTCCACTGTAGGGGTCCGAGGGTGGACCGATGGGGGAGTGACTGAGAGGGGTTGGGCTGGGCTGAGGTGGGGTAGAAGATCCTGATTTGGCCCAGGGTGCATGGAGGCTTTTCTCTGGTTCACTGACAGCTAGTGCGCTCGAGTGACTCGGTCtgtgggtggggggaggagttGGGCTTGGAGGTTCTTTCCATAAAGTTGGACTCCTGCCAGAGGATGTGGGGCTGATCTCAGGAGGCTCATCCACCCTTAGTGGGCTTACGACTGCTTGGGCTGGGGCGGGGACTTCCCCCTTTAAGGATCCACCCACTGAACCTGGTTGGTCAACTCCCTCGTCTACAGTCACACCCCTCGtcgggtagagaggtggagctTCATTTAGAAACTTGGGCTCTTTCTTAGTGGCGGGTGGCGCGAACGACGACGGGGTGCTGCTTGTGGTCATCATCTTGCTACACTTCTTGCTGAGGTTCAGCGGCTCCACCAGGCCCGACGTGGACTTGTACTTCTCCGCCAGGTACCGCAGGAAATGCAGAGGATGTTTAACGGGACCAGAGTCAAACGACTGGCCAGGCAGGAAGGCGGTGGAGGGTCTGGAGGCCACTGGAGCGCTGAGGTTCGGCACGGACGGAGCCAGTGAAAAGTAACCGGGCAGCAGTTCAGTCCCAGGGTGCATGAACTGGGAAATGGTGATGAAAACAGAGGCATACagttaaatatattatatatatatatatataaatatgttgtAGACTGCAAATCACAGCATAACCTTATGAAACACTTAACTAGGCAGAAGAGCTATTATTAGAAATAGATACACATTACTATTTAATGGCT is part of the Brachyhypopomus gauderio isolate BG-103 unplaced genomic scaffold, BGAUD_0.2 sc64, whole genome shotgun sequence genome and harbors:
- the arid6 gene encoding AT-rich interaction domain 6, whose amino-acid sequence is MMEKDSTTETNGEKMEEMTEEGFLKDLYFFMKQRDTPIERIPHLGFKQIDLFVMYKAVKELGGYHQVTAQQLWKKVYNILGGNPRSTSAATCTRRHYEKLLLAYEYHLAGYGEDIPISPPRKRFRYDDYPMSAKRADYRHVNPFHQFMHPGTELLPGYFSLAPSVPNLSAPVASRPSTAFLPGQSFDSGPVKHPLHFLRYLAEKYKSTSGLVEPLNLSKKCSKMMTTSSTPSSFAPPATKKEPKFLNEAPPLYPTRGVTVDEGVDQPGSVGGSLKGEVPAPAQAVVSPLRVDEPPEISPTSSGRSPTLWKEPPSPTPPPTHRPSHSSALAVSEPEKSLHAPWAKSGSSTPPQPSPTPLSHSPIGPPSDPYSGMEIQIPLSLLQKWIKEGVFFSSAPPPHQTSRHSPSEPTKPRSSPEPISLQKLNCETSYHLSSDHPADLSLKKHPKDPRDPRDPRDPKDPKKYDISMDTPRPFISPVNESRPANIDRYASIKPFRMCVPMKAPLSNELYNRSSHLKAPEAKDQGGRPVHTAGPEGQGYAGSSSPRPSPVSALPGPPWPQKTSGKLTAPSPPLAKVNSSSSSLIQITPEQLKLLMSSSTFRPERRKIC